In one Vulgatibacter incomptus genomic region, the following are encoded:
- a CDS encoding LIC_13387 family protein, translating to MKHITWFRAASVLLVLFFTGHTVGGMFSEASMGPEADAVFGSMKTVHFDFNGSDATWYGFWFGFGILTSVFLLFSAFTAWKLDGVKPESWPVVSGIAWALVGSQAANALLSWKYFFAGPGVMATLISALLVVGAVRKQQASARANAPGQAPGLAPQR from the coding sequence ATGAAACACATCACCTGGTTCCGCGCCGCCTCCGTTCTGCTCGTGCTCTTCTTCACCGGACACACGGTCGGCGGCATGTTCTCCGAGGCGAGCATGGGTCCGGAGGCGGATGCGGTCTTCGGCTCTATGAAGACCGTTCACTTCGACTTCAACGGCTCGGACGCCACCTGGTACGGCTTCTGGTTCGGCTTCGGGATCCTGACGTCGGTGTTCCTGCTCTTCTCCGCGTTCACCGCCTGGAAGCTCGATGGCGTTAAGCCGGAGAGCTGGCCCGTGGTGTCGGGCATCGCCTGGGCGCTCGTTGGAAGCCAGGCTGCCAATGCGCTCCTGAGCTGGAAGTACTTCTTCGCGGGCCCGGGCGTGATGGCGACGCTGATTTCGGCATTGCTGGTGGTCGGCGCGGTGCGCAAGCAACAGGCGTCGGCCCGCGCGAATGCTCCCGGTCAGGCGCCGGGACTCGCGCCCCAGCGCTGA